AACGCGCGGAATCTCCCGTGCCAAGAATTTAAGGATATAAAAACCGGTTGATAGTTTGTTTGTGCCAATGAAGCAACTGTTAATAATCACCTTCGAGAATGACCTTCTTGTTTATAGGTATTAAATATCCGGATGTTATTGATGCAAATGTCGCCTTATCCATGTAGACACTTAACAGAAGATCTTGTGGATTGTGCCTTAAGCAAACCTGTAACAGAATTCTCGCCATATTTGTGTACCTACGTATGTTAGTAATAAGGATACAAAAATTGTACGACACACATTCCTATAATTAATCAATTTTATAGCGTATACTATAAGTTACCACCCAAGCCTCTCTTTTTACCGATAAACTACTGTAATTCCATCGCGagcgaaataaagaaatattttataaaattgtgtaATATCCTACTTACTATACATAAATACACGTGGTAAGACTAAAGTGTAGTATTAGTCTGTATTTGATAATTTGTTGATTGGTAACTTGAGAAATATTAAGAAGTAAAGGAATCGATGAATTAGGTGTGTCTCTGGCAAATATTACGTAAATAGCTGTCCAAAGTCTAGATCGGACCTGTTCGCGAGCTTTGTCCATTATAAGGTTAATGTTTGATTTTCAAGTTAAAATTAGTCGAAGGTCTGGAAATGATGAACGATGTTAGCATACATTAGCTAAAGAGGAACTGTTCTGCGTAGCTTAATCAAATGTTAAAACTACGTGAACGGGGTTTCGTCGGAGATTAAAATAGCCCTAGCCATCAATCAAATCGAAAGGCTCCTCTCTACTAAACGCTATTACTCAAGGAAGATCGATTAGAAATTCTCTTTACCTTTTCCATTATCTTTGTTCTCTTTAAGAGATTGCTATAATTttggaagaaaataatagatcgTCGCGTTGGAATATTTTTGTGAATCATCaacgctttttttttttttacagaaaaggttttatatttttgttatactTCGTCACGTGGGAAATACCGTGGCGCCAGCACGTGAATTCTGTCAACATTCCAAGTTCGACGCGTGGGCGGGAGTAAGCTTCGCTTAAAAATAAGAGTTGATTCCCTTTGGTCTCTAGTATATAGTTAAATGACATCGACCTTTTCTTGCGGCatgttataattaaattaacgcACCAACGGTGTACGGCTGGTTTGTGTTGTATTAGCCGTAACGCTGATACGCACGTTTACGCACTTGCCATTTACGTTGCGAGCCCTATTTAATACATCAAACCATTAGAGCCATCTGTAACTTGTACAGAGATAAAATCAGTAAGAGTGATTCATTGATAAATCAttcaataaagaaaaagaaataaaaagactGCAGAATGTTCTGTACGTAGAACTGTGGATAAATCTGTATCTTCATTGCTTCTGGCATTTTTTCTCAAAAGGTGTATGAAAGGTATATAAAACACtttaaatcaaatattttttagaaaAGTTCAAAATTTGAGATATTAGAGACAATGTAATTTATGACGTATTTTAATGCTTCAGGTTTGGTTAATTTCTCACATTGCAATGATGCCTCTAAAAGACCGTTGACTCTTAACTTTTTTTGATCGTCATCCAGATGACCTTGAACCCTCATATCTTTAGGTCGATGATGATCATGAATCGATTCGGAATTCGGAATTCGGATTTTCGACCGAAGTTGTATCCGATATTCACGATGCTTAATATAACTCGAGGTGGCGGAACTCGTTGGTTTCTCACCAGTAAAAGACGGTGGTGGGACCTCGGCCTACCAATCCTGGATCAGATGTTATAAGGGAAGGTGCAACGTGTCGGTATCCGCGATCGAACTGGTGGGGATTTCACACGGTTCCTGGAGGAATTTCGGGATCTTCATTGTATCGTGAATCCTGCGTTGAGTGATCTAGTCGGAGATCGTACGCAAAGTGGCGCGGTGCTTGGTTATTCGTCTCGATCGTTTTCAGATTTCATCGTCTGACTCCAACGTTTCCGGTAATCAGCCGGATTTTTAAGTCGTCGAGCGAATTTTTGAAGGTTTCGTGATCTTTTTTCGAGCTTTCGTTTAATCGATCGATTGACGGAAAAGGCGGCAGaaggaataaaaaagaaatactgAACACAACGATTAATATTTTGGGTATTAATATTTTgagtatatgtatatcgtgATTACACCTGATATTGATTTTTCTTTAGTGTCGTGAATCGTCCTCTGTGAATGCCGAAAAATGCCACAGGCAGCCCACGAAACGAAAAACATCTTAACCACGTACTTTATATTGATCCTCTTGCTGATTTGCCTCTGGTTGTTGTACTCGGGATTGTTTTAACTCTAGAATACATTCCTTGCCATGGTAAGTTCGCTTGCGATTATCCCTTGTAGACAATTGCTACGTAAGGCCTGCTTCCTATTGTAGTGATCATTGAAGTCTCCGCAACAATGGTGCACTCTGCTACTTTACAACAAAATCTCTGCTTCGTAGCAAAGTGTTGTatattatcatttttatttttgttgattttagGAGTGAAGTAAGAAGCACGAAGAATACCACACACGTTCGTCGATAACCAGATATCCTTGATAGATCTACGATTACTCAGGATATGTCAGATACCAGTTTTTCCTTCATCCAATTAACGATTGCTCCCTTTCCGCGTCGCATTCGCGACGATACCTGTTTCAAAATGAAGGAGACAAGCGTAACCCACTTAAGCTCTTTCAACGTTCTCTATGAGTTTCATGTTCGTCTACCCTTTTTCCCCACGATTTTATGTATTTCACGGACACGATAATTGGACGTCAAAGAGATAGTTCTATTTCTAATAAAAGGAATAGCCAAATTTAAGGTGGTTTCATCAGAAACAGGGGCGTGACTGTACTAGTACGATGATCAAAGGGACCCGtatatctttctctcgtaaatttgaaaaattgtacCGCACAGGGACGACTATTCGGGGCTGGTTACACACGTGGAAACGCGTTCGGCCGATGGCGAGCCAAACTCTGTGTGTAAATGTTGGAAACCAAATAAAGGGGGAAGAAATACTCGGCTGAAAAATCGAGGAAAAAATATCGAGTGCTCGCGCGAAGATAGAAAACATCTTGGGGTATACGTACGATGGTTAAGAAATACGTGGGTGTTAAGTCGAAAATAGCGACCGATGGTTCCAGCTCTTTTCGTCGCTACACAACGGTGGTAACACGTCCAATGTACAGAAAACTAAATCGGTATTTTCGATAGCACTTCCGAAAATAGACGATATGAACACATCTCACCTATCCTGAATATTTCCACGGTATGATCACGTCCACGCGATACTGACCGAATTTCCACGGTTATTACGCAACTTATTCGCTGCTACTTGTCGTGGATCGTGTTACTGATTCTGCCGTCGATTTCGAGTGTCTCGAATATTTTTACTTATAAATAGAATATCGTTAAGGAACGTTAGTCGCCTTCCCTTCCTTCGATGTATCACAACGAGAAACATTATCCTCCGCCTTTCCTGCTCCTCCGCCGTCGAATAAACGTACATTTTCCTATCTCTTGTCGCATAATTTTACAGAACTTTTCACGGCCGCTCTAGATCGCTTTCAAAACGTTCTTATCGTATTACACGGCCACGACGAGAATTAATTACGCTGGCAGGCAACGGGGGAAGCGTGACTTCCGGTTTCGACACGGATCGAAACAAGTACGCTGCACCGAGACAGCAATTAACCATCCTCGCTCGTAATCCAGGAATTCGTAGTTCTTGGATCTGTTGATTAAAGGTCTGTCCGACCAAGTGACATAACCACGAGGATAGAACATCAAAGCGAAAACATGGCGTGGCAAATATTTTTACTGGTCGATGGGTGGTAAACGTTGCCTCCGTTGGCGTTCCAGTAATCGCTCGAAATAGATCTAATTGCTCCAGATTCTCGCTGACTACGTGTGCTTGTCTGAATTACACAATAAACCGCGTGTGGAATCCACGTAACGAATCGTTCGGTCAAATTATTAGTCTGCGGTATCGGAAAAATCCACAGTTTCGATACAAAAGTATTCTCGCAGGGAAAGAGAACGTTGCTAGATTTGTTCGAGGAATTTATTGAGATTTAATAAACACGTCGGCGACCGTTTACAAAGATCTCGTTGGTTGTGTGGTGTGTTTGAATCTCGTGCCTCTTACGCGCGAAGATTGCGCGACAATATAGGTAAACGAAGTAAACGATCTCCACGACGCTGAGGAAGCTGCATCCAAGGAACAAGCTAAAGATTCCACCGACTGATGCTGAAACGTAAAATAGCTTTTAAAGAAACTTGTCTTAATGACGAAATGACGAGAATGTTTAAATTCGGTACCTAAGAGATAAGTTTCGTCGGCGGCTGATAGAGTTAGCAGCATCTGGAAAGTTTGTGAATACATGTAAACTTTAATCGCAGCACTTTTGTCCGTCGTATTCCTGAAAGTAAATGTGCTCGAAATGAAAAGAAATGTCTAAATTAAAATTTCgagaataaatcaataaatgCGAATTTAACTCACGGGAGGCTGGCTTTCGTCAGAGATATCAAATTAGGGGAATTATCGTAGTTCATGTTCTCGCACGGAGTTCTACAAGAGCAGGAGAAATTCTCGTTCTGTATGTCTTTCACGATACCTATCAATTTCGCATTTCTCTGGATACAAGGCAAATGTTCTATCTCGCAACGCTAAAAATCAATCGAATTGTAATTTTGAAGTTCGCGTTAAATATCTTTTTACGATAACAGAATGTGTTTACTGAGATGTTGTAGGATTCAGCTATGTTGTCGTAGATGAATGGTAAGCATCCGCATAGCCGTATCATGGCCTTGATTCTACAATTTGCGTAACAATTCGAGTAGCGATAAACAGAAAAATATTCCAAAGTGTTCTGATCCTCCGCTATGCATACGGGGACTAACTGTTTCTCCTTATTACGATGTTGAAGTCCTGCTGGCTTTTGAATGAGTTCTGGTTTTATGGCGATCTGCAATTCAACGATAATGCATTCTAGTAATCTTTATCTGTTTTATATCGAATAAATTACCTCCAACTCATGGTTCACTTGCAAGGTGTACATATTAGTATTAAGACCAGGATAATCCATTCTGTGATGTATCAATACCTGGTAAGAAAAAAAGGGACgtgaataaattaatattttttaaaattcgaCTTAATCGATCGTTCCGCGAAGTCGTTTTTCCGTACCATCATGCCATTACTATTCACGATTCTAGTGGAATTACGCATGTCGTCTTGAGTGATCATGAACATTTCTTTATTGAACACGAGCTTTAAGCCGCTCCACAGTCCAAAATCAGCGGAACTCAAAGGCTTCGGTTTTGGTTGTCCCCTTTATATTATCCAGAAGGAAATGATCTTGGTTACattaattaaacgaaagaaattattctagttatattaatataatttctcGGACATCTAGGATATTATCGAGATACTTGCTTCTGGGATCCTACGTAATTCTCAAGAAGATAGTTAAAGGAGCAACATAGTCCGTAAGAACTATACGAATGTTTAATGGATTTAGTGCAATCTATGCGTTCCGTACTCCACCAACACGATTCGAACATGTCCTCGCAATTGATTAGAGTTTTCACGAATCTCGCCACGCTCCACTTATTGGCATCCAaaaattcttttaatttgtcCATTTGTTTAAACTCTTTATTCATGTACGGATGAGTTATAAGATGTCCATAGCtgtatttaatttgaaattattttatctatACTTCTTGATGTTTCTTGATAATTTTGCTTGATATATATACGTACTTCAACATCTCTAACGCGAGTTCTCTGCTCACGTTCTCGGGTAAGATGGAGTTCTCCAAAATGGCTAGGCGTTTCTTCAGAGGAATTGGTATAGATGGACAAATGGTTACAGCAGGAAATGGCGCGCGGAATATCGGGGCATCGAAGGTTTGTATGTACGTATTGGTCGGATTCTCGTTGTAACGACGCAAAAATTGCATTAACATCAAGCTCAAACCTGAAACGAGACGCACGTTTAATCGCGTGTACCTTCTTAGATGATGTACCTTGAAGGAATGACAAGTACAGACGAAACAGGTTAATATGGTAAAGGCCCACAGAATCTTCCCAAGAACCCCGACTTCTATGTTCGTTTTACCGAAATATTGCAAACCATGTACAGAAGTGCTTTCCAGGTAATCTGTTAAAACTTCTCGTGGTGTTGgattcttttcctctttcttcgttGATTCGGTTACATCCTTCGTGAGATCTGATTTGACGTTCACATTAATTTTAGCAATTGATTGTCTTAGAATCGTGTCATTATGCTTTGTATCGAGATATAAGAGGTTCTGGTTTTGGTTGTTGAATATTTTCGACATGGTTACCGTGCTACTTTTACGGTTTAGCAAGTTTTCTGAGTATGTTCCTACTTGATTGTGGCTTTGGTAACGTTCACGAAGCGATACTGATTCTTGAAATGCAGAATAATGCATTTTATCATAGCACAGCAGGATCGCGTGTCTGGTATTCATGTAAATTATTCACTaactatttgaaaatttaatagaaCATGTACGGTGTGGATGCTTACCGATCTTATCGCAATTAATGACACACTAAAATATCGAATTTGTACTCTGTTCAAGGTTCGAATAGCGATACCTATTATCTTTAGGAATAACCagttgaaatttaaaaaattcatgaTTTAATTCTCTTCTGATGTGTAGCGTACAGCCGCACGATACATCGTTACAATACTTTACATATAacaacttacaaaattatgaccATTTCTATCATCACTTTTTATCACTTCTTTGTGTAAGAAGGAACATGTATTCTCAAGCTTCATGAGATGAAAATTGATTTGAGATTACGGTTTCTCCTTCGTGTTACATCGTTCTTctctttccattttttttttttatttacaacgTAAAACAACGAAGAAAAATGCCTAGCCTACGCAGCGAGTACGAATAAATAAACGAGGTGCACAACCAAATAATACAAAAGAGGGCTGCTAtatgtacaaaataaaaagGTACTCCCTTACGCTTGAACGTAAGAGAAACTTTATACACATCACAATGCTGTTAACTCGACGATCCTAATCCCGACACGGAAGCTCTTCGAACGAATTTGCGTCAATGAATGCCTGGCATGGTTCGAATGTTCGAACGATTGTCCATGAC
The Bombus affinis isolate iyBomAffi1 chromosome 2, iyBomAffi1.2, whole genome shotgun sequence genome window above contains:
- the LOC126928925 gene encoding sodium channel protein Nach-like isoform X4; this encodes MLMQFLRRYNENPTNTYIQTFDAPIFRAPFPAVTICPSIPIPLKKRLAILENSILPENVSRELALEMLNYGHLITHPYMNKEFKQMDKLKEFLDANKWSVARFVKTLINCEDMFESCWWSTERIDCTKSIKHSYSSYGLCCSFNYLLENYVGSQKGQPKPKPLSSADFGLWSGLKLVFNKEMFMITQDDMRNSTRIVNSNGMMVLIHHRMDYPGLNTNMYTLQVNHELEIAIKPELIQKPAGLQHRNKEKQLVPVCIAEDQNTLEYFSVYRYSNCYANCRIKAMIRLCGCLPFIYDNIAESYNISRCEIEHLPCIQRNAKLIGIVKDIQNENFSCSCRTPCENMNYDNSPNLISLTKASLPNTTDKSAAIKVYMYSQTFQMLLTLSAADETYLLGTEFKHSRHFVIKTSFFKSYFTFQHQSVESLACSLDAASSASWRSFTSFTYIVAQSSRVRGTRFKHTTQPTRSL
- the LOC126928925 gene encoding sodium channel protein Nach-like isoform X2, which gives rise to MNTRHAILLCYDKMHYSAFQESVSLRERYQSHNQVGTYSENLLNRKSSTVTMSKIFNNQNQNLLYLDTKHNDTILRQSIAKINVNVKSDLTKDVTESTKKEEKNPTPREVLTDYLESTSVHGLQYFGKTNIEVGVLGKILWAFTILTCFVCTCHSFKVHHLRRYTRLNVRLVSGLSLMLMQFLRRYNENPTNTYIQTFDAPIFRAPFPAVTICPSIPIPLKKRLAILENSILPENVSRELALEMLNYGHLITHPYMNKEFKQMDKLKEFLDANKWSVARFVKTLINCEDMFESCWWSTERIDCTKSIKHSYSSYGLCCSFNYLLENYVGSQKGQPKPKPLSSADFGLWSGLKLVFNKEMFMITQDDMRNSTRIVNSNGMMVLIHHRMDYPGLNTNMYTLQVNHELEIAIKPELIQKPAGLQHRNKEKQLVPVCIAEDQNTLEYFSVYRYSNCYANCRIKAMIRLCGCLPFIYDNIAESYNISRCEIEHLPCIQRNAKLIGIVKDIQNENFSCSCRTPCENMNYDNSPNLISLTKASLPNTTDKSAAIKVYMYSQTFQMLLTLSAADETYLLASVGGIFSLFLGCSFLSVVEIVYFVYLYCRAIFARKRHEIQTHHTTNEIFVNGRRRVY
- the LOC126928925 gene encoding sodium channel protein Nach-like isoform X1; protein product: MNTRHAILLCYDKMHYSAFQESVSLRERYQSHNQVGTYSENLLNRKSSTVTMSKIFNNQNQNLLYLDTKHNDTILRQSIAKINVNVKSDLTKDVTESTKKEEKNPTPREVLTDYLESTSVHGLQYFGKTNIEVGVLGKILWAFTILTCFVCTCHSFKVHHLRRYTRLNVRLVSGLSLMLMQFLRRYNENPTNTYIQTFDAPIFRAPFPAVTICPSIPIPLKKRLAILENSILPENVSRELALEMLNYGHLITHPYMNKEFKQMDKLKEFLDANKWSVARFVKTLINCEDMFESCWWSTERIDCTKSIKHSYSSYGLCCSFNYLLENYVGSQKGQPKPKPLSSADFGLWSGLKLVFNKEMFMITQDDMRNSTRIVNSNGMMVLIHHRMDYPGLNTNMYTLQVNHELEIAIKPELIQKPAGLQHRNKEKQLVPVCIAEDQNTLEYFSVYRYSNCYANCRIKAMIRLCGCLPFIYDNIAESYNISRCEIEHLPCIQRNAKLIGIVKDIQNENFSCSCRTPCENMNYDNSPNLISLTKASLPNTTDKSAAIKVYMYSQTFQMLLTLSAADETYLLGTEFKHSRHFVIKTSFFKSYFTFQHQSVESLACSLDAASSASWRSFTSFTYIVAQSSRVRGTRFKHTTQPTRSL
- the LOC126928925 gene encoding sodium channel protein Nach-like isoform X3, coding for MNTRHAILLCYDKMHYSAFQESVSLRERYQSHNQVGTYSENLLNRKSSTVTMSKIFNNQNQNLLYLDTKHNDTILRQSIAKINVNVKSDLTKDVTESTKKEEKNPTPREVLTDYLESTSVHGLQYFGKTNIEVGVLGKILWAFTILTCFVCLSLMLMQFLRRYNENPTNTYIQTFDAPIFRAPFPAVTICPSIPIPLKKRLAILENSILPENVSRELALEMLNYGHLITHPYMNKEFKQMDKLKEFLDANKWSVARFVKTLINCEDMFESCWWSTERIDCTKSIKHSYSSYGLCCSFNYLLENYVGSQKGQPKPKPLSSADFGLWSGLKLVFNKEMFMITQDDMRNSTRIVNSNGMMVLIHHRMDYPGLNTNMYTLQVNHELEIAIKPELIQKPAGLQHRNKEKQLVPVCIAEDQNTLEYFSVYRYSNCYANCRIKAMIRLCGCLPFIYDNIAESYNISRCEIEHLPCIQRNAKLIGIVKDIQNENFSCSCRTPCENMNYDNSPNLISLTKASLPNTTDKSAAIKVYMYSQTFQMLLTLSAADETYLLGTEFKHSRHFVIKTSFFKSYFTFQHQSVESLACSLDAASSASWRSFTSFTYIVAQSSRVRGTRFKHTTQPTRSL